A region of Sulfurovum sp. DNA encodes the following proteins:
- a CDS encoding DsrE family protein has protein sequence MSTFLFSETEFAKPKPSIDNPRKIVFSIDTNNDKIVNHVISTVNNVIKYYRPENTEVVVVVYSQGVKVLLKNSNDHTRKRIEALMTYDIEFVACENSLRTLGIKKNELIDDLSFGKAGIVEIIEHQLRGFVYIKL, from the coding sequence TTGAGTACTTTTTTATTTAGTGAAACAGAATTTGCAAAACCAAAACCATCTATTGACAATCCTCGTAAAATTGTATTTTCTATTGATACAAATAATGATAAAATAGTTAATCATGTTATTAGTACAGTCAATAATGTTATCAAATACTATAGACCAGAAAATACAGAAGTAGTAGTTGTTGTTTATAGTCAGGGGGTTAAAGTATTGCTTAAAAATAGTAATGACCATACCCGTAAACGCATTGAGGCACTAATGACCTATGATATAGAATTTGTTGCTTGTGAAAATAGCCTACGTACATTAGGAATTAAAAAAAATGAACTAATAGATGATTTAAGTTTTGGTAAGGCAGGTATTGTGGAGATTATTGAGCATCAGCTACGGGGTTTTGTGTATATCAAACTATAA
- the soxB gene encoding thiosulfohydrolase SoxB codes for MDINRRDFLQIAAALGILGATGGNNLFAGGHIEKERIKNFSFSDLMDFDSKGKATLLHICDMHAHIKPLYWREPSTLISAKNLVGTPGFICGDSFEKYYGIEPGSLDQYFDTYSNFETLAKKFGKMGGIAHIKPIVDHVKKERGEKNVLLLDSGDTWQGTAVALKTRGEAIVDAQNYLGVDVMVGHWEFTYGKERVQELIKMFKGEFISQNVIDNDPFSDNFEELIFPPYTIKEVGGAKIGIIGQSFPFTSTANPKKFTQGWSFALRHESLQKFVDELRQKKKVDCVVVLSHDGFSVDQELAKKVKGVDFILSGHTHDPSPKPIIVNDTVILIAGSHGKYVGRLDLDIKDKKVVDYSFKLIPVASNLIPADKVGEKLVRKWYEPYNKELNEVLGTTKGILYKRDTFYSTFDALIGQAIQDEMGSDIVFTPGYRWGTTLLPGDKILKDNVYEMTAITYPEVYTFELKGSIIANLMEDIADNVFNANPLLQQGGDMSRLTGASYSIKIDAPSGKRISDFKIGGKPLDPKKTYRVSSWGGNLQNAGENLDKKKIREVYEIVSDYIRKKKVIDISNKSNVTVLDFNCGCPKKGAKC; via the coding sequence ATGGATATTAATAGACGAGACTTTCTCCAGATTGCCGCGGCACTTGGTATTTTAGGTGCTACTGGAGGAAACAATCTTTTTGCAGGAGGTCATATAGAAAAAGAACGTATTAAAAACTTCTCTTTTTCGGATTTGATGGATTTTGACTCCAAAGGAAAAGCAACACTATTGCATATTTGTGATATGCATGCTCATATTAAGCCACTTTACTGGAGAGAACCATCAACTTTGATCTCTGCAAAGAATCTTGTAGGGACACCAGGATTTATTTGTGGCGATAGTTTTGAGAAATATTATGGTATCGAACCAGGATCACTTGATCAGTATTTTGATACTTATAGTAACTTTGAAACATTGGCAAAGAAGTTTGGAAAGATGGGTGGTATTGCTCACATCAAACCCATTGTAGACCATGTTAAAAAAGAGAGAGGTGAGAAGAATGTACTTCTGCTAGATAGTGGTGACACATGGCAAGGAACAGCAGTTGCACTTAAAACACGAGGAGAAGCGATCGTTGATGCACAGAACTATTTAGGTGTTGATGTAATGGTTGGGCACTGGGAATTTACCTATGGAAAAGAGCGGGTACAAGAACTCATTAAGATGTTTAAAGGAGAGTTTATCTCTCAAAACGTAATTGATAATGACCCGTTCTCAGATAATTTTGAAGAGCTAATTTTTCCACCATATACCATTAAAGAAGTTGGTGGTGCAAAAATAGGAATTATTGGACAATCTTTTCCTTTTACTTCTACGGCAAATCCTAAAAAATTTACTCAAGGATGGAGTTTTGCATTACGTCATGAATCATTACAAAAGTTTGTTGATGAACTACGTCAAAAGAAGAAGGTTGACTGTGTCGTAGTGCTTAGTCATGATGGTTTTTCTGTTGACCAAGAGCTTGCTAAAAAGGTTAAGGGTGTAGATTTTATTTTAAGTGGACATACACATGATCCAAGTCCTAAGCCAATTATTGTCAATGATACTGTTATTCTTATTGCAGGAAGTCATGGAAAGTATGTGGGGAGACTTGATCTTGATATCAAAGATAAAAAAGTTGTTGATTATAGTTTCAAGTTGATTCCTGTAGCTTCTAATCTTATTCCTGCAGATAAAGTGGGAGAAAAACTAGTTAGAAAATGGTATGAACCTTACAATAAGGAGCTTAATGAGGTACTGGGTACAACAAAGGGAATATTGTATAAAAGAGATACATTCTACTCAACTTTCGATGCATTAATAGGTCAGGCGATTCAAGATGAGATGGGCAGTGATATTGTCTTTACTCCAGGATACAGATGGGGTACGACCCTTCTGCCAGGAGATAAGATTCTTAAGGATAATGTCTACGAAATGACAGCAATCACATATCCTGAGGTCTATACATTTGAACTGAAAGGTTCCATTATTGCAAATCTAATGGAAGATATTGCTGACAATGTATTTAATGCCAATCCACTATTGCAACAGGGTGGCGATATGAGTCGTTTGACGGGGGCAAGCTATAGCATTAAGATTGATGCCCCATCAGGCAAACGTATTTCAGATTTCAAAATAGGAGGGAAGCCATTAGATCCGAAAAAAACATACAGGGTTTCTTCTTGGGGAGGGAATCTGCAAAATGCAGGTGAAAACTTAGACAAGAAGAAAATACGCGAAGTGTATGAGATAGTCAGTGACTATATTCGTAAGAAAAAAGTAATTGATATTAGCAATAAATCAAATGTTACGGTACTTGATTTTAATTGTGGTTGTCCTAAAAAAGGGGCTAAGTGTTAA
- the soxZ gene encoding thiosulfate oxidation carrier complex protein SoxZ: protein MPANARKSMIKIKPKKYKTGDIVKVDFIVIHPMDTGLKKNKKTGKIIPEKYIDSITFKLDGKPFTTMTVWETVSANPYFSVNLKVPGKGKITVDYTDNTGEKNSKSKKLKPKD, encoded by the coding sequence ATGCCAGCAAACGCAAGAAAATCAATGATTAAAATTAAGCCAAAAAAATACAAAACAGGTGATATTGTTAAGGTGGACTTTATTGTAATTCACCCAATGGATACAGGTCTGAAAAAAAATAAGAAAACAGGAAAGATTATTCCTGAGAAATATATTGACTCGATTACATTTAAACTAGATGGAAAACCGTTCACTACAATGACAGTATGGGAAACAGTTTCAGCAAATCCATATTTCTCAGTAAACCTAAAAGTGCCAGGAAAAGGAAAAATTACAGTTGATTATACGGACAATACAGGAGAGAAAAACTCTAAGAGTAAGAAACTTAAGCCAAAGGATTAA
- the soxX gene encoding sulfur oxidation c-type cytochrome SoxX, giving the protein MHITIKHIGLITLFVSGTSSLIGADLPDISHKDIATVSNTSSDLTKSYDMPNASRMIEKDLLKDPQRYAMPKSCNLSDPESIARGAYIFHNLNGRKAKKVPPKGLSKFIEVKGKDGKMKKKPKQYGNCVACHNIEGAKGAGNIGPDLSNYKTIFLDTKTRDYQFVYQKIADPRIDNPDSDMIVNLTTGLFNEQEICDLVAYVTSDK; this is encoded by the coding sequence ATGCATATAACAATCAAGCATATCGGATTGATCACCTTGTTTGTTTCAGGTACTTCGTCACTGATAGGAGCCGATCTTCCCGACATTAGTCATAAAGATATTGCTACAGTTTCGAATACTTCATCTGATTTAACAAAATCTTACGATATGCCAAATGCAAGCAGAATGATTGAGAAAGATCTTCTTAAGGATCCCCAGAGATATGCAATGCCAAAATCATGCAATCTCAGTGATCCTGAATCAATTGCACGCGGGGCATATATTTTTCACAATCTAAATGGTAGAAAAGCAAAAAAGGTACCACCAAAAGGCTTGTCAAAGTTTATTGAGGTTAAAGGTAAAGATGGCAAAATGAAAAAGAAGCCCAAGCAGTATGGGAACTGTGTAGCATGCCACAATATCGAAGGTGCCAAAGGAGCAGGAAATATTGGTCCAGATCTTAGTAATTATAAGACAATATTTCTTGATACAAAAACGAGAGATTATCAATTTGTTTATCAGAAGATTGCTGATCCAAGAATTGACAATCCAGATAGTGACATGATAGTCAACTTGACGACAGGGCTCTTCAATGAGCAAGAGATATGTGATCTAGTTGCTTATGTAACTTCAGATAAATAA
- the soxY gene encoding thiosulfate oxidation carrier protein SoxY: MERRNFLKNLCAVSALTTVATSSLLIAEEAKKVPKGKNAISYEAALAAITGGKPVADSNKISLTVPEIAENGAVVPVKVSVDHPMEANNYVKAIHILVSKNGNTRAVDVMLTPLNAKAYFATRVKLGGTQDVVAVVELSNGTFIKASKPVKVTIGGCG; this comes from the coding sequence ATGGAAAGAAGAAATTTTTTAAAGAACCTATGTGCTGTTTCAGCATTGACAACTGTAGCTACTTCAAGTTTGCTTATAGCAGAAGAAGCCAAAAAGGTACCAAAGGGAAAAAATGCAATCAGTTATGAAGCAGCATTAGCAGCTATTACTGGAGGAAAACCAGTAGCCGATAGCAATAAAATATCACTTACTGTGCCAGAAATTGCAGAGAATGGTGCAGTTGTTCCTGTCAAAGTTAGTGTAGATCATCCTATGGAAGCAAATAACTATGTTAAGGCAATTCATATTCTTGTAAGCAAGAATGGTAACACAAGAGCAGTAGATGTCATGCTTACGCCACTTAATGCAAAAGCATACTTTGCTACAAGGGTTAAGCTTGGTGGTACACAGGATGTGGTTGCGGTTGTAGAACTGAGTAATGGTACTTTTATTAAAGCCTCCAAGCCTGTGAAGGTAACCATTGGTGGATGTGGTTGA
- a CDS encoding DUF255 domain-containing protein, which produces MKIGLIRCVVLLVGTILSLHAFSGEDVYQKKCASCHESYIPMKKLMKNFVKHKNRLLKLKAPTLNQLSYRLKQQIGDSSGDEDMHRMEVEAFIFDYLNHPNKQKTVCLHDVIQYFPVMPSMKGKISEEEVEAVSNYIYDFDKNMVEQKSVKYESFSVALKKVIKSNKIIMIEAVSKHCHFCKKMEREVMIDEGVVSVLKKDFVAVTVDISKNPLPMGLTAELTPTFFFINKDKNILRHIVGARNTEDFLQILKEVKMSQKGENYGKH; this is translated from the coding sequence ATGAAGATAGGTTTGATAAGATGTGTGGTGCTATTGGTTGGAACAATACTCTCTTTACATGCTTTTAGCGGAGAAGATGTCTATCAAAAAAAATGTGCATCTTGCCATGAGTCCTATATTCCCATGAAGAAACTAATGAAGAATTTTGTTAAACATAAAAACAGGCTTTTAAAACTTAAAGCACCGACATTAAATCAACTCTCCTATCGACTCAAGCAACAAATAGGAGATTCTAGTGGTGATGAAGATATGCATCGTATGGAAGTTGAAGCATTTATTTTTGACTATTTAAATCATCCCAATAAGCAAAAAACAGTCTGTTTGCATGATGTGATACAGTACTTTCCTGTTATGCCAAGCATGAAAGGAAAAATCAGTGAGGAGGAGGTTGAGGCAGTGAGCAACTATATTTATGATTTTGATAAAAATATGGTTGAACAAAAAAGTGTAAAGTACGAATCCTTTTCTGTCGCATTAAAAAAAGTAATAAAAAGTAATAAAATCATTATGATAGAGGCTGTATCGAAACATTGCCATTTTTGTAAAAAAATGGAGAGAGAAGTAATGATAGATGAAGGTGTGGTGTCTGTGCTGAAAAAAGATTTTGTTGCCGTCACTGTGGATATTAGCAAAAATCCTTTGCCGATGGGACTTACTGCTGAATTGACCCCAACTTTCTTTTTTATCAATAAAGATAAAAATATACTACGACATATAGTTGGTGCACGAAACACTGAAGACTTTCTTCAAATTTTAAAAGAGGTAAAAATGAGCCAAAAAGGAGAAAATTATGGCAAACATTAG
- a CDS encoding HAMP domain-containing histidine kinase — protein sequence MIFDSERFARRYALIYTSVLAVLLIAPLVTYIFLLLQIDEAKIKIALKHQMVNIINIMQQYDNKEKIFHFPHYKEYDTALYDKNFKVIFSTLHFQPTSFTEGFHQKDRYYYHIYTLPHGHYFGADYLLVSTVHTAYDIYLFATLVLMGIVLTLYIFSLLLLRNFSAPFEKLNIQLDSFIKDSMHEINTPLSIINLNADLFATKYGENKYLHRIKAASKTLATIYNDMDYLIKRGRVQHRIEKIAMGDFIQQRIDYFQEIANLKNITLVSNIEFGVTYRFSRTKLQRIIDNTISNAIKYSHDNTNVEISLHCAQEDIVFSVKDFGVGIENIEKIFSRYYRENETKGGFGIGLNIVKQIIDEESILLKVISTPQSGAIFTYYFNIIK from the coding sequence TTGATATTTGATTCAGAAAGATTTGCAAGACGCTATGCACTCATCTACACAAGTGTTTTGGCAGTATTGTTGATTGCACCACTGGTTACATATATTTTTTTATTATTGCAGATTGATGAGGCAAAAATAAAGATAGCACTCAAACATCAGATGGTCAACATTATTAATATCATGCAACAATATGACAACAAAGAGAAGATATTTCACTTTCCACACTATAAGGAGTATGATACGGCACTTTATGACAAGAATTTTAAGGTAATTTTTTCAACACTTCATTTTCAGCCCACCTCTTTTACGGAAGGGTTTCATCAGAAAGATAGATACTACTATCACATCTATACTTTGCCCCATGGTCACTATTTTGGTGCAGACTATCTTCTTGTTTCAACTGTACATACTGCCTATGATATATATCTGTTCGCAACACTAGTATTAATGGGTATTGTTTTGACACTTTATATTTTTTCACTATTACTATTACGGAATTTTTCAGCACCCTTTGAGAAACTTAATATACAGCTGGATAGTTTTATCAAAGACTCTATGCATGAGATTAATACGCCATTGAGCATCATTAATCTTAATGCAGATCTTTTTGCCACCAAATATGGAGAGAATAAATATCTCCATCGAATAAAAGCAGCCTCTAAAACATTAGCAACAATCTACAATGATATGGATTATCTAATTAAAAGAGGACGAGTGCAGCACAGAATTGAGAAGATTGCTATGGGAGATTTTATTCAGCAGAGGATTGATTATTTTCAAGAGATTGCAAACTTGAAGAATATTACTCTGGTTTCTAATATTGAGTTTGGTGTAACCTATCGATTTTCCCGAACAAAACTGCAACGTATCATTGACAATACAATCTCAAATGCCATCAAGTATAGTCATGACAATACGAATGTTGAGATATCGCTCCACTGTGCTCAGGAAGATATTGTATTTAGTGTTAAAGATTTTGGAGTTGGCATAGAAAATATAGAGAAGATATTTTCTCGCTATTATCGTGAAAATGAGACCAAGGGAGGGTTTGGTATAGGTCTAAATATTGTTAAACAGATTATTGATGAAGAGAGTATTCTTTTGAAAGTAATATCGACACCGCAGAGTGGTGCTATATTTACTTATTATTTTAATATTATAAAATAA
- the soxA gene encoding sulfur oxidation c-type cytochrome SoxA, producing MKKLLLPVALMIAMASAADQFAMSDADRAMYKEMLENNPADIFVEEGGEILEEELGGDEALAKFLGVSEKELPKEIASFPKYVTKLGNVVGLDQVIQAMQTEQGKKKTKLKSGKMFSVLAYVKSLANDEIPNIDLSEPHEKAAYNLGKKTFMTKRGGRGLSCNSCHSKNIVGMILRTQPLPDLGAAGAGSTWPAYRMTKSSLRTLQRRFQGCMKNALLKVIPIGSKEMVGLEVYITKLAQEKKQPIAIPGLKR from the coding sequence ATGAAAAAGCTACTACTTCCTGTAGCGCTTATGATTGCTATGGCAAGTGCCGCAGATCAGTTTGCTATGAGTGATGCAGATAGGGCGATGTACAAAGAGATGCTGGAGAATAATCCAGCAGATATTTTTGTTGAAGAAGGGGGAGAAATTCTTGAAGAGGAGCTAGGCGGAGATGAAGCACTTGCAAAATTTCTTGGAGTCTCCGAAAAAGAGCTTCCCAAAGAGATTGCCTCTTTTCCAAAATATGTTACAAAACTTGGTAATGTTGTTGGGCTTGATCAGGTGATACAGGCAATGCAGACTGAACAGGGAAAAAAGAAAACAAAACTCAAAAGTGGAAAGATGTTTTCTGTGCTTGCATATGTCAAATCACTAGCAAATGACGAAATACCTAATATTGACCTGAGTGAACCGCATGAAAAAGCAGCATATAATTTAGGAAAAAAGACATTTATGACCAAAAGGGGAGGACGTGGACTTTCGTGTAATTCTTGCCATAGTAAAAATATTGTAGGGATGATATTAAGAACGCAGCCTCTTCCAGATCTTGGTGCAGCTGGTGCTGGTTCCACATGGCCTGCATACCGTATGACAAAGTCAAGTTTGAGAACATTGCAAAGAAGATTTCAAGGATGTATGAAAAATGCATTACTAAAAGTAATTCCTATTGGCTCTAAAGAGATGGTGGGACTAGAGGTATATATAACAAAATTAGCACAGGAAAAAAAGCAACCAATTGCTATTCCTGGTTTAAAAAGGTAG
- a CDS encoding DUF302 domain-containing protein codes for MDRILKGIIGLSFMVVCTVASQDIELFSSPNPNGKITPATIQAAFEKAGFTVSANRNMNGPFKKQFKASGFDVYNLFTFYKKETVLALVKKYPNVGLFAPMSMSIYTKKGEKKISVAGLSAETMARIMKIPSSDTTLKKLKNEIKKVLKTAMPRGTFETLPYQSKPSKGNLVTHFTMNIDPKDWEDELEEFKMGLEGELAPNGFVIAGFNNLGDNFDDVNYNGYDFYEVYSICKLPVIYTIAKTHPEAGAFAPCSLYLEKKKGNNKMEVAFPSVYNWMSTMSIEDSKDIKILKGAQAGMEKILKGLME; via the coding sequence ATGGATAGAATACTTAAGGGAATAATAGGACTCTCTTTTATGGTTGTGTGTACAGTTGCTTCACAAGATATAGAGCTTTTTAGTTCACCCAATCCAAATGGAAAGATTACTCCTGCAACCATACAAGCAGCATTTGAAAAGGCAGGTTTTACTGTCTCAGCAAATCGTAATATGAACGGTCCTTTTAAAAAGCAGTTTAAAGCATCTGGATTTGATGTCTACAATCTATTTACATTTTATAAAAAAGAGACTGTGTTGGCATTGGTAAAGAAATACCCCAATGTTGGGCTTTTTGCTCCGATGAGTATGTCTATCTATACAAAAAAGGGGGAGAAAAAGATTTCCGTAGCAGGCTTGAGTGCAGAAACAATGGCAAGGATTATGAAAATTCCATCCTCTGATACTACATTGAAAAAACTTAAAAATGAAATAAAAAAAGTACTTAAAACTGCTATGCCTAGAGGCACATTTGAAACTCTTCCATATCAATCAAAACCTTCCAAGGGTAATTTGGTAACTCACTTTACGATGAATATTGACCCAAAAGATTGGGAAGATGAGCTTGAAGAGTTCAAGATGGGGCTTGAGGGAGAACTCGCTCCTAATGGCTTTGTGATTGCAGGGTTTAATAATCTTGGAGATAATTTTGATGATGTTAATTATAATGGGTATGATTTTTATGAAGTCTATTCTATTTGTAAATTACCTGTTATCTACACTATCGCAAAGACTCACCCTGAAGCAGGTGCTTTTGCACCATGTTCACTATATCTAGAAAAGAAAAAAGGAAATAATAAGATGGAAGTAGCATTTCCATCAGTTTATAATTGGATGAGTACTATGTCTATAGAAGATTCAAAAGATATTAAAATACTTAAGGGTGCCCAAGCAGGCATGGAAAAGATTCTTAAAGGTCTTATGGAATAA
- a CDS encoding thioredoxin family protein — protein MANIRRIIMLLITGTLLVLARTGEEVYQEICSKCHIAYIPEDKLKKNFDEYNNTLLKLKAPPVNQIAMAMKKKLGSPNTSEKMRRLEVSAFIADYILYPDKKKSVLSDKVRKHFGIMPSLKGKISPEDIEIISNFAYDFDPKKYIKSRHNDVPFKKILHRARKENKIIVVEAMTSRCHFCKKMRKGALSDPRVMAILQKEFIMVSIDLSKENLPLNMDVSMTPTFFFIFVNKREDIAKIKRIPGAWSTQDFLDILKESIKAKKQYIK, from the coding sequence ATGGCAAACATTAGACGTATTATTATGCTATTAATCACAGGAACACTTTTAGTTTTAGCAAGAACAGGAGAAGAAGTTTATCAGGAGATATGCTCAAAATGTCATATTGCATATATTCCTGAAGATAAATTAAAAAAGAATTTCGATGAATACAACAATACCCTTCTTAAGCTTAAGGCACCACCTGTAAACCAGATTGCAATGGCAATGAAAAAAAAGCTAGGTAGCCCAAATACAAGTGAAAAAATGCGACGCCTTGAAGTGAGTGCATTTATAGCAGATTATATCCTCTACCCTGATAAGAAAAAAAGTGTTCTAAGTGACAAGGTAAGAAAGCATTTTGGCATAATGCCGAGTTTAAAAGGAAAAATATCTCCAGAAGATATTGAGATTATTAGTAATTTTGCGTATGATTTTGATCCCAAAAAATATATTAAATCAAGACACAATGATGTACCTTTTAAAAAGATATTACACCGTGCAAGAAAAGAGAATAAGATCATTGTTGTTGAGGCAATGACTTCTCGATGTCATTTTTGCAAGAAGATGAGAAAAGGGGCACTTTCCGATCCACGGGTTATGGCAATACTTCAAAAAGAGTTCATTATGGTTTCTATTGATCTTAGTAAAGAGAACCTTCCTTTGAATATGGATGTATCTATGACACCAACATTCTTTTTTATTTTTGTAAATAAAAGAGAAGATATAGCCAAGATAAAGCGTATTCCTGGTGCTTGGAGTACACAAGATTTTTTAGATATCTTGAAAGAGTCTATTAAAGCAAAAAAGCAATATATTAAATAA
- a CDS encoding MBL fold metallo-hydrolase, whose translation MLKNLILYGIATISLSAFDYNLHPKKVAEDIYCFFGKLENISMQNGGNMVNTCYVQTKEGYVVIDSGPTYSYALQAYSSMQQISKLPVKYVINTHDHDDHWLGNSFYKKQNAFLIGPETYAKNIFFGMKTRMQRMVGSEIFSGTTIVKLDKIVKQYHKIQVGKTLFEIKQLVSQAHTKGDLIVYLPQKKVLFAGDLVFNDRITSLRDGSLIGSLRALDLIDELRPNVIVGGHGYRTDANATQAFKGYLLDMKTEILDALDNNIPIEEITKKIQMPAYKNLKLYNVLHRRNVFDAYRELEMYDEDEIRGEKQ comes from the coding sequence ATGTTGAAAAACCTCATTTTATATGGTATTGCAACCATTTCTTTGAGTGCTTTTGATTATAATCTACATCCCAAAAAAGTAGCAGAAGATATCTACTGCTTTTTTGGAAAACTTGAAAATATTTCCATGCAAAATGGTGGAAACATGGTTAATACATGCTATGTTCAAACCAAAGAAGGGTATGTTGTTATCGATAGTGGTCCTACCTACTCCTACGCTTTACAAGCATATTCAAGTATGCAACAAATATCTAAGCTTCCAGTCAAATATGTTATCAATACGCATGATCATGATGACCATTGGTTAGGCAATAGCTTCTATAAAAAACAAAATGCTTTCCTGATAGGACCAGAGACTTATGCAAAAAATATCTTTTTTGGAATGAAGACAAGGATGCAAAGGATGGTAGGTAGCGAGATATTTTCAGGTACCACCATAGTGAAACTTGATAAGATTGTTAAGCAATATCACAAAATACAGGTAGGAAAGACTTTGTTTGAGATTAAACAGCTTGTATCTCAGGCACATACTAAGGGCGATTTAATTGTATATCTGCCTCAGAAAAAAGTACTTTTTGCAGGTGATTTAGTTTTTAATGATCGGATTACCTCTTTGCGTGACGGTTCTTTGATTGGATCTTTGCGGGCATTGGATTTAATAGACGAATTGCGGCCTAATGTGATTGTAGGAGGACATGGTTATCGTACAGATGCCAATGCAACACAAGCATTTAAAGGTTATCTCTTGGATATGAAAACAGAGATATTGGATGCACTTGACAATAATATACCAATAGAAGAGATTACAAAGAAGATACAAATGCCAGCATATAAAAATTTAAAACTTTACAATGTGCTACATCGTCGTAATGTATTTGATGCCTATCGAGAACTCGAAATGTATGATGAAGATGAAATTAGAGGAGAGAAGCAATGA
- a CDS encoding shikimate dehydrogenase, with protein sequence MSPMYAIFGNPVSHSKSPLMHNCAFRGLAFNGCYSRYKLEDGNKLKKTFFALKLKGVNVTVPHKEAAYKACDVLDPFAQKVGAVNTIIEKNGKLHGYNTDALGFLKAISEFNDSKNVLFLGAGGTAQSTSIILEEAGYKVSILNRSKERLIRFQEKGFETFTFDTFLYRPYDLVVNMTSAGLEDESLPCPEAILNAVIPSAKACIDIIYGKETPFLKLAKHYNKPTKDGSDMLLYQGIIAFEYFTNHQFSFDEIKLHMQKAFIY encoded by the coding sequence ATGAGTCCCATGTATGCCATTTTCGGTAACCCTGTCTCTCACTCCAAATCTCCTCTGATGCACAACTGTGCCTTTAGGGGACTAGCATTCAATGGTTGCTATAGTCGCTACAAGCTTGAAGATGGTAACAAACTCAAGAAAACCTTTTTTGCACTAAAACTCAAAGGAGTTAATGTTACCGTACCGCACAAAGAGGCAGCATATAAAGCATGTGATGTGCTTGATCCTTTTGCTCAAAAGGTTGGTGCTGTCAATACTATCATTGAAAAAAATGGGAAGTTGCATGGGTACAACACTGATGCACTTGGTTTTCTTAAGGCAATTTCTGAGTTTAATGATAGCAAAAATGTACTCTTCCTTGGTGCAGGCGGCACAGCACAATCAACTTCAATTATTCTTGAGGAGGCAGGCTATAAGGTAAGTATCCTTAATCGTAGCAAAGAGAGATTAATACGTTTTCAAGAAAAGGGATTTGAAACCTTTACTTTTGATACCTTTTTGTATCGCCCATATGATCTTGTAGTAAATATGACCTCAGCAGGACTGGAAGATGAGAGTCTCCCATGCCCTGAAGCAATACTCAATGCAGTCATTCCATCTGCTAAAGCATGTATTGATATTATCTATGGCAAAGAGACACCCTTCTTGAAACTTGCAAAACACTATAATAAACCGACCAAGGACGGTTCAGATATGTTGCTCTATCAAGGAATTATTGCTTTTGAGTACTTTACCAATCACCAATTTAGCTTTGATGAAATCAAACTCCATATGCAAAAAGCTTTTATCTACTAG
- a CDS encoding response regulator transcription factor — MILEDEAVLAMSMKEFLEDSGFEVESFGNSDDAYDAIFSRSYDLFLLDVKVPGEKNGFDMLDELRKEGNRTPTIFVTSLADIDDLSRGYKCGACDYIRKPFDLAELKLRIDQAVKIHCFASQDELIELPNNYKYDVKRMKLLYKDEIVKLTKMETKILELLIKQRGSAVTCELFWEEIWGEWVDSANIRVQVGNLRKKLKQDFIKNIRGVGYSIDI; from the coding sequence ATGATATTAGAAGATGAAGCCGTATTGGCAATGAGTATGAAAGAGTTCTTGGAAGATTCTGGTTTTGAAGTAGAAAGTTTTGGTAATTCGGATGATGCATACGATGCTATATTTTCAAGAAGCTATGATTTATTTTTACTTGACGTAAAGGTTCCAGGTGAGAAGAATGGTTTTGATATGCTTGATGAGTTACGCAAGGAGGGAAATAGAACGCCAACAATTTTTGTTACTTCTTTGGCAGATATTGATGATTTGAGCAGGGGATATAAGTGCGGTGCTTGTGATTATATCCGTAAACCATTTGATCTTGCAGAGCTAAAGCTTAGGATCGATCAGGCAGTTAAAATACACTGTTTTGCATCACAAGATGAATTAATAGAACTGCCAAATAATTACAAGTATGATGTTAAGCGAATGAAGCTTTTATATAAAGATGAAATTGTTAAACTAACAAAAATGGAAACAAAGATACTTGAACTTCTCATTAAACAGAGAGGAAGTGCTGTAACATGCGAACTTTTTTGGGAAGAAATTTGGGGCGAATGGGTCGATTCTGCAAATATACGGGTGCAAGTAGGAAATTTGCGAAAGAAACTTAAACAAGATTTTATTAAAAATATACGGGGAGTAGGGTATAGTATTGATATTTGA